From Homalodisca vitripennis isolate AUS2020 chromosome 1, UT_GWSS_2.1, whole genome shotgun sequence, the proteins below share one genomic window:
- the LOC124353184 gene encoding uncharacterized protein LOC124353184 has protein sequence MAMWWLWILIAELTSTHCVTATTTVTPSVIGNSSKPRALDIENRQDVTSYQGYYPYPGPYPTYGPPPTYGPPPFEPPIGTVQIEFAFDEIVLRCVAEEPFEHIVWIRYQCPEQFLCGMEGTHVADGSNVPQDELYDVHIRGHDGTIISELLIKRPLDPDSEGIYQCEAWPHIHNGGYPFGPYPPYTPPRSDVFIIGSNSLLENCYHICGFTPATNKLGGLNNKQSVTNNDKDTKVKQNLVFKPRRNVTESRKDSNSKQLRYNLKYTDNTLYNVDGVNVTAEYFRPSKNNPFNLSRLPNNEQKGVVQKYQNNYSTSVFDFTGRSNDKFRDIVPKFNSRKGRISNPHVNASADDQENS, from the exons ATGGCTATGTGGTGGTTGTGGATACTGATAGCAGAGCTTACGTCTACTCACTGTGTAACAGCGACTACTACTGTAACACCTTCTGTGATTGGTAACTCTTCCAA accAAGAGCATTGGATATAGAGAACAGACAAGATGTGACAAGCTACCAGGGTTACTATCCGTATCCTGGCCCTTACCCCACATATGGTCCACCTCCTACATACGGACCCCCACCTTTTGAACCGCCCATCGGAACGGTCCAAATCGAGTTTGCGTTTGATGAAATCGTGTTGAGGTGTGTTGCGGAAGAACCTTTTGag CACATAGTATGGATTCGGTACCAGTGTCCGGAACAGTTCTTGTGTGGCATGGAGGGAACCCATGTGGCTGATGGTTCCAACGTTCCACAAGACGAACTGTATGACGTGCACATCCGAGGTCATGACGGCACGATAATCTCGGAGCTGCTCATTAAGAGGCCACTAGACCCTGACAGTGAAGGGATCTACCAGTGTGAG GCATGGCCACATATTCACAACGGGGGTTATCCTTTTGGACCCTACCCTCCTTACACCCCGCCGAGGTCTGACGTGTTCATCATCGGCAGCAACTCCCTGCTAGAGAACTGCTACCACATCTGTGGCTTCACTCCGGCCACCAACAAACTCGGGGGCTTGAACAACAAGCAGAGCGTCACCAACAACGACAAGGACACCAAAGTGAAGCAGAATCTCGTGTTTAAACCGCGCAGAAATGTCACTGAGAGCAGAAAAGACTCTAATTCGAAACAGTTACGGTATAATCTCAAATACACTGATAATACGCTTTATAATGTAGACGGCGTGAATGTCACCGCAGAGTATTTCCGTCCGAGTAAAAACAACCCATTCAATTTGAGCAGGCTTCCTAACAATGAACAAAAGGGCGTCGTtcagaaatatcaaaataattattcaacttCTGTATTCGATTTTACGGGCAGAAGTAATGATAAATTTAGAGATATAGTGCCAAAGTTTAATTCAAGAAAAGGAAGAATATCAAACCCACATGTCAATGCATCTGCTGATGATCAGGAAAACAGTTAG